From a single Solanum dulcamara chromosome 4, daSolDulc1.2, whole genome shotgun sequence genomic region:
- the LOC129886300 gene encoding uncharacterized protein LOC129886300, which translates to MRDFPSCFGETGVQVADFSSSGANKAAQNLVTCVYQCKLRGKSCLLNVTWSKNLMGQGLTVGIDDNTNQCLCKVDIKPWLFSKKKGSKTLEAYSRKIDVCWDLSSAKFGSGPEPLEGFYVCVVSERQMILLLGDMRKEAIKKTIATPAASSAVIIAKKEHIFGKKVFSTKAQFCDNGRIHDLVIECDTSGTSDPCLVIRVDSKPMMQVKRLKWKFRGNHTILVDGLGVEVFWDVHNWLFSTPVGNAVFMFKTNISAEKLWATQPICDPQTLHWSWSQRFREAQSHNLGFSLFLYAWKNE; encoded by the coding sequence ATGAGAGATTTTCCTTCTTGTTTTGGGGAAACTGGGGTTCAAGTAGCTGATTTTTCATCATCAGGTGCTAATAAGGCTGCTCAGAATTTGGTAACTTGTGTTTATCAGTGTAAATTGCGTGGGAAATCTTGTTTGCTTAATGTTACATGGAGTAAAAATTTGATGGGTCAAGGTCTTACTGTTGGGATTGATGATAATACAAATCAGTGTCTCTGTAAGGTTGATATTAAGCCCTGGTTGTTTTCGAAGAAGAAAGGGTCAAAGACTTTAGAAGCATATTCTAGGAAAATTGATGTATGTTGGGACCTTTCCTCAGCAAAGTTTGGATCTGGTCCCGAGCCATTGGAAGGATTCTATGTGTGTGTTGTTTCCGAAAGGCAAATGATTTTGCTCCTTGGTGATATGAGAAAAGAAGCTATCAAGAAAACAATTGCCACCCCTGCTGCTTCTAGTGCTGTTATTATTGCTAAGAAGGAGCATATATTTGGCAAGAAGGTATTTAGCACTAAGGCTCAGTTTTGTGATAATGGCCGAATCCATGATCTCGTGATTGAATGTGATACCAGTGGCACAAGCGACCCATGCCTTGTCATCCGCGTGGACAGTAAGCCAATGATGCAGGTAAAGAGGCTAAAGTGGAAGTTCCGCGGTAACCATACTATTTTGGTTGATGGCCTTGGTGTAGAAGTGTTTTGGGATGTCCATAACTGGCTTTTTAGCACACCAGTTGGAAATGCTGTCTTCATGTTCAAGACCAACATTTCAGCTGAGAAATTATGGGCAACACAGCCCATCTGCGATCCCCAAACACTACATTGGTCTTGGTCACAGAGATTCAGAGAGGCCCAGTCGCATAATCTTGGTTTCTCACTCTTTTTATATGCTTGGAAAAACGAATAG